Proteins from a single region of Oncorhynchus tshawytscha isolate Ot180627B linkage group LG03, Otsh_v2.0, whole genome shotgun sequence:
- the LOC112229673 gene encoding PHD finger protein 1 isoform X2: MGGVSEGDDVLARWSDGLLYLGNVKRVDGVKQCCLVRFEDNSEFWVLRKDIHSFSVGVEEVCCVCDAPPLKEPLINCLKCRHGYHPECHTPSIEPEADSNSWICRQCVFAVATKRGGAIKRGRFARLMQIMKLRLPYQLSSLDWDPQHLTNQQQCYCYCAGPGEWNLKMLQCGSCGQWFHEACTQCLTKPLLYGDRFYEFQCSVCASGPETIQRLPMSWVDLAHLVLYHLSLCCKRKYFDFDHEIMSFANENWDSLLLGSLSDTPRQDRCHNLLNALNSNKDRFVSGKEIKKKKCLFGLQVRAPPPLTSDSSPLITDPPINITQRRSPLSLPCQRRAVGPESRKSKRRIMETQPCPPPVPATPIDLVPCCHGYVGGTNLYNSRKSEEELNLGSPPKRMFALYHPTYNGAPAISRTLHHYSAEDPCRVPPPCLPFSLSSSHHHHHHHHNHHHHQQQHHQHQPGQKLDPCPSLLLRDVPSYPGSVGGGGGGDGSAVRGWGRGRGEDFGEASNARREGPVPCGVGERECVLRESER, encoded by the exons ATGGGGGGAGTAAGTGAAGGGGATGATGTGTTAGCTCGATGGAGTGATGGACTACTGTACCTCGGTAATGTGAaaaga gTAGATGGAGTCAAGCAGTGTTGTCTGGTGAGATTTGAGGACAACTCGGAATTCTGGGTCCTAAGAAAAGACATTCACTCTT TCTCAGTTGGAGTGGAagaggtttgctgtgtctgtgatGCCCCGCCTCTTAAAGAACCTctcatcaattgtcttaaatgtCGTCACG GTTATCATCCTGAGTGCCACACTCCGTCCATTGAGCCGGAAGCTGACAGCAATTCTTGGATATGTCGGCAATGTGTCTTTGCAGTGGCAACCAAG AGAGGGGGAGCCATCAAACGAGGACGGTTTGCCCGGCTCATGCAAATCATGAAACTTCGGCTGCCCTATCAGCTGTCATCTTTAGACTGGGACCCACAGCATCTGACCAACCAGCAGCAGTGTTACTGCTACTGTGCCGGACCTGGAGA GTGGAACCTGAAAATGTTGCAGTGTGGAAGTTGTGGTCAGTGGTTTCATGAAGCTTGCACACAGTGTCTGACCAAGCCGTTGTTATATGGAGACAG GTTTTATGAGTTCCAGTGCTCTGTCTGTGCAAGCGGACCAGAGACAATTCAACGGCTACCCATGAGCTG GGTAGATTTGGCCCATTTGGTGCTCTACCACCTCTCCTTGTGCTGCAAGAGAAAATACTTTGATTTCGACCATGAAATCATGTCGTTTGCCAATGAGAATTGGGACTCTTTGCTTCTCGGCTCG CTCTCTGACACACCAAGGCAAGATCGCTGCCACAATCTGCTCAACGCTTTGAACTCCAACAAAGACAG GTTTGTCTCTGGTAAAGAGATCAAGAAGAAGAAGTGTCTTTTTGGGCTCCAGGTCCGAGCTCCGCCTCCCCTGACCTCTGATTCGTCTCCCCTCATCACTGACCCGCCCATCAACATCACCCAAAGGAGAAG CCCATTGTCACTGCCCTGCCAGAGGAGAGCGGTGGGGCCAGAGTCACGCAAATCAAAGCGGCGCATCATGGAGACACAG CCTTGTCCGCCCCCGGTCCCAGCCACCCCAATAGATCTTGTGCCATGTTGCCATGGCTACGTAGGTGGAACTAACCTCTACAACTCCAGGAAGTCGGAGGAGGAGCTGAATTTGGG CTCTCCACCTAAGCGGATGTTTGCCCTGTATCACCCCACCTATAACGGAGCCCCAGCCATCTCCAGAACCCTGCATCACTATAG tgcgGAAGATCCTTGTCGAGTGCCGCCCCCCTGCCTCCCATTTTCCCTGTCATcctcccaccatcaccaccaccaccatcacaaccaccaccaccaccagcagcagcaccaccagcACCAGCCTGGCCAGAAGTTGGATCCCTGCCCCTCCCTCCTGCTGCGTGATGTCCCTTCCTATCCGGGCAGCGTGGGGGGAGGGGGCGGGGGGGATGGGTCAGCTGTCAGGGGCTGGGGGCGGGGACGGGGTGAGGATTTTGGCGAGGCGAGTAACGCCAGACGGGAAGGTCCAGTACCTTGTGGAGTGGGGGAACGTGAGTGTGTactgagagaaagtgagagatag
- the LOC112229673 gene encoding PHD finger protein 1 isoform X1: MGGVSEGDDVLARWSDGLLYLGNVKRVDGVKQCCLVRFEDNSEFWVLRKDIHSFSVGVEEVCCVCDAPPLKEPLINCLKCRHGYHPECHTPSIEPEADSNSWICRQCVFAVATKRGGAIKRGRFARLMQIMKLRLPYQLSSLDWDPQHLTNQQQCYCYCAGPGEWNLKMLQCGSCGQWFHEACTQCLTKPLLYGDRFYEFQCSVCASGPETIQRLPMSWVDLAHLVLYHLSLCCKRKYFDFDHEIMSFANENWDSLLLGSLSDTPRQDRCHNLLNALNSNKDRFVSGKEIKKKKCLFGLQVRAPPPLTSDSSPLITDPPINITQRRRSDPLSLPCQRRAVGPESRKSKRRIMETQPCPPPVPATPIDLVPCCHGYVGGTNLYNSRKSEEELNLGSPPKRMFALYHPTYNGAPAISRTLHHYSAEDPCRVPPPCLPFSLSSSHHHHHHHHNHHHHQQQHHQHQPGQKLDPCPSLLLRDVPSYPGSVGGGGGGDGSAVRGWGRGRGEDFGEASNARREGPVPCGVGERECVLRESER, from the exons ATGGGGGGAGTAAGTGAAGGGGATGATGTGTTAGCTCGATGGAGTGATGGACTACTGTACCTCGGTAATGTGAaaaga gTAGATGGAGTCAAGCAGTGTTGTCTGGTGAGATTTGAGGACAACTCGGAATTCTGGGTCCTAAGAAAAGACATTCACTCTT TCTCAGTTGGAGTGGAagaggtttgctgtgtctgtgatGCCCCGCCTCTTAAAGAACCTctcatcaattgtcttaaatgtCGTCACG GTTATCATCCTGAGTGCCACACTCCGTCCATTGAGCCGGAAGCTGACAGCAATTCTTGGATATGTCGGCAATGTGTCTTTGCAGTGGCAACCAAG AGAGGGGGAGCCATCAAACGAGGACGGTTTGCCCGGCTCATGCAAATCATGAAACTTCGGCTGCCCTATCAGCTGTCATCTTTAGACTGGGACCCACAGCATCTGACCAACCAGCAGCAGTGTTACTGCTACTGTGCCGGACCTGGAGA GTGGAACCTGAAAATGTTGCAGTGTGGAAGTTGTGGTCAGTGGTTTCATGAAGCTTGCACACAGTGTCTGACCAAGCCGTTGTTATATGGAGACAG GTTTTATGAGTTCCAGTGCTCTGTCTGTGCAAGCGGACCAGAGACAATTCAACGGCTACCCATGAGCTG GGTAGATTTGGCCCATTTGGTGCTCTACCACCTCTCCTTGTGCTGCAAGAGAAAATACTTTGATTTCGACCATGAAATCATGTCGTTTGCCAATGAGAATTGGGACTCTTTGCTTCTCGGCTCG CTCTCTGACACACCAAGGCAAGATCGCTGCCACAATCTGCTCAACGCTTTGAACTCCAACAAAGACAG GTTTGTCTCTGGTAAAGAGATCAAGAAGAAGAAGTGTCTTTTTGGGCTCCAGGTCCGAGCTCCGCCTCCCCTGACCTCTGATTCGTCTCCCCTCATCACTGACCCGCCCATCAACATCACCCAAAGGAGAAGGTCAGA CCCATTGTCACTGCCCTGCCAGAGGAGAGCGGTGGGGCCAGAGTCACGCAAATCAAAGCGGCGCATCATGGAGACACAG CCTTGTCCGCCCCCGGTCCCAGCCACCCCAATAGATCTTGTGCCATGTTGCCATGGCTACGTAGGTGGAACTAACCTCTACAACTCCAGGAAGTCGGAGGAGGAGCTGAATTTGGG CTCTCCACCTAAGCGGATGTTTGCCCTGTATCACCCCACCTATAACGGAGCCCCAGCCATCTCCAGAACCCTGCATCACTATAG tgcgGAAGATCCTTGTCGAGTGCCGCCCCCCTGCCTCCCATTTTCCCTGTCATcctcccaccatcaccaccaccaccatcacaaccaccaccaccaccagcagcagcaccaccagcACCAGCCTGGCCAGAAGTTGGATCCCTGCCCCTCCCTCCTGCTGCGTGATGTCCCTTCCTATCCGGGCAGCGTGGGGGGAGGGGGCGGGGGGGATGGGTCAGCTGTCAGGGGCTGGGGGCGGGGACGGGGTGAGGATTTTGGCGAGGCGAGTAACGCCAGACGGGAAGGTCCAGTACCTTGTGGAGTGGGGGAACGTGAGTGTGTactgagagaaagtgagagatag